In Candidatus Hydrogenedentota bacterium, a single genomic region encodes these proteins:
- a CDS encoding Gfo/Idh/MocA family oxidoreductase, which translates to MAEHTFSRRGFLAASGLAVGAGLAMPRTVFGANDRLRIGLVGTGDRCSAHIVDIGKLRESHNVEIAAVCDVWRPNRESAAARVEKIFGAKPFATSRFGELLARDDVDAVVVATPDFAHTPIMVEALKAGKDVYVEKPMSLSVEEANEALDLARKNERVVQAGTQRRSEGRWKAARALIASGALGHVSRIDAANCFNQARWARKFDNCKEEDVDWDAYLFNRPKVAFDPRLLRRWHLYRMCTNGISGLWMTHLIDAAHNAMNASYPNSAVAHGGIYLWKDGREHTDLFHALVDYPEGFLFSWCMNLTNASGTHYTIHGQYGTIDMEKGTYSGEGVEDGQRIEDGTLEAIPDENHMANWLDCIRSRERPTADIEYGHQHSVATIMAANALETGQRTRYDREQRKMFAG; encoded by the coding sequence ATGGCTGAGCACACATTTTCACGACGCGGTTTTCTGGCGGCGTCCGGACTGGCGGTGGGCGCGGGGCTGGCAATGCCGCGCACGGTCTTCGGCGCAAATGATCGGCTCCGGATCGGCCTGGTCGGCACGGGCGACCGCTGTTCGGCGCATATCGTCGATATCGGCAAGCTGCGCGAGTCGCACAACGTCGAGATTGCCGCCGTGTGCGACGTGTGGCGGCCGAACCGCGAGTCCGCGGCCGCGCGGGTCGAAAAAATCTTCGGCGCGAAGCCGTTCGCTACCTCGCGCTTCGGCGAACTGCTCGCGCGCGACGACGTGGACGCGGTGGTCGTCGCGACGCCGGATTTTGCGCACACGCCGATCATGGTCGAGGCGCTGAAAGCAGGCAAGGACGTGTACGTCGAAAAACCGATGTCGCTGAGCGTCGAGGAAGCGAACGAAGCGCTCGACCTCGCGCGCAAGAATGAGCGCGTGGTGCAGGCGGGCACGCAACGGCGCAGCGAGGGCCGCTGGAAAGCGGCACGCGCGCTGATTGCGTCGGGCGCGCTGGGCCACGTGAGCCGCATCGACGCGGCGAACTGCTTCAACCAGGCGCGCTGGGCGCGCAAGTTCGACAACTGCAAGGAAGAGGACGTCGATTGGGACGCCTACCTGTTCAACCGGCCCAAGGTCGCGTTTGACCCGCGCCTGTTGCGGCGCTGGCACCTGTACCGCATGTGCACGAACGGCATCTCGGGCCTGTGGATGACGCACCTGATCGACGCCGCGCACAATGCCATGAACGCGAGTTATCCCAACAGCGCCGTCGCGCACGGCGGCATCTATCTCTGGAAAGACGGCCGCGAACACACGGACCTGTTTCACGCGCTGGTCGATTACCCGGAGGGTTTCCTGTTCAGTTGGTGCATGAACCTGACGAACGCCTCCGGCACGCACTACACCATCCACGGCCAGTACGGCACGATTGATATGGAGAAGGGCACTTACTCGGGCGAAGGCGTCGAGGACGGCCAGCGCATCGAGGACGGCACGCTCGAGGCGATTCCGGACGAGAACCACATGGCGAACTGGCTCGACTGCATCCGCAGCCGCGAGCGGCCCACCGCGGACATCGAGTACGGCCACCAGCATTCCGTGGCTACGATCATGGCCGCAAACGCGCTCGAAACCGGCCAGCGCACGCGCTACGACCGCGAACAACGCAAGATGTTTGCGGGATGA
- a CDS encoding PIN domain nuclease, with translation MVIIDTSAWIEFFHDGELSVVERVDSCLEQELVGMGDLVYCEVMQGIRSARERREIDTLFLSLPRYEMVGFEMAERAAKNYRTLRARGVTVRKTIDVLIGTFCAEHDFALIHHDRDFDLMAKHIGLTIWQP, from the coding sequence TTGGTAATCATCGATACGTCCGCGTGGATCGAATTCTTTCACGATGGAGAACTGTCCGTTGTGGAGCGGGTCGATTCGTGCCTGGAGCAAGAGTTGGTCGGGATGGGCGACTTGGTGTATTGCGAGGTGATGCAGGGGATTCGCTCGGCTCGCGAGCGGCGGGAGATCGATACTCTCTTTCTATCGCTGCCGCGCTACGAGATGGTGGGATTCGAAATGGCGGAGCGAGCCGCCAAGAACTATCGCACGTTGCGCGCACGCGGTGTTACTGTGCGCAAGACCATCGATGTCCTGATCGGCACGTTCTGCGCCGAGCATGATTTTGCGCTAATTCACCACGACAGGGATTTCGACCTGATGGCGAAACACATCGGGCTGACAATCTGGCAGCCCTGA
- a CDS encoding type II toxin-antitoxin system VapB family antitoxin codes for MRTNVVIDDGLMRRALKAGGFRTKRSAIEAGLRLLVQVRSQDRLRGFRGKVSWEGNLEAMRKD; via the coding sequence ATGCGCACGAATGTAGTCATTGACGATGGTCTCATGCGCCGGGCCCTGAAGGCTGGCGGTTTTCGGACCAAGCGCTCGGCAATTGAGGCCGGATTGCGACTTCTGGTCCAGGTAAGAAGCCAGGATCGGCTACGGGGGTTTCGCGGCAAGGTCTCGTGGGAGGGCAACCTGGAAGCCATGAGGAAAGACTGA
- a CDS encoding DUF5107 domain-containing protein: MCSASRVAFSCSLFLMIALVCAPFAFSGESVRVWEEAMTLPTYGVGPGDVNPRFYDGRGYQGAMGPVYPYPMLDVLTQERADRTWKALYLENEYVRFCVLPEIGGRIFEAYDKTNDHHFFYRQHVIKPDLIGMLGAWISGGVEWCVFHHHRNTTFMPVDYLLAENEDGSKTIWIGETERRHRMKWVIGMTLHPGESRLDVTVKLFNGTPYVHTILYWANVAVHSTPGYQIIFPPSTQFATFHGKNQFSHWPISHEVFNGQDYTQGVDVSWWKSHAAATSFFAWNVQEDFFAGYDHDKRAGVVHVADHHVVPGMKLWTWGTNSTGDRVKLTDSDGPYAEIMVGAYSDNQPDYSWVQPHEVKAFTQSWYPLRELGGVCNATRDAALNLTVSPERVARIACNTAGRHGAARVLLTGRGRALLDKRIAIDPATPFAEEIALPDGVEENDLRAALYDEDGLELVAYQRKNHEPEPMPEVVTPPPPPAQIKTVEELYLAGQRLQQFYNPTTEPYPYYEEALKRDPDDARTNTALGIDDCRRGLYARAEERLRRAVARLTFNHTRPKDGEPHYYLGVALAGQENYEEAYDAFNRAAWNMAWHSAANYALAEIDCRNGDFERALGHIEQSLATNTLDTKALNLRAAILRRLGRIEEAKEQAEANLGIDPLDFWAGNELALAERAAGKGRAAERALEALTARMRGEAESYLELAANYAAAALYDEAVDVLERRTTGENADTYPMLYYDLGYYTAQKGDTARAVEWYRTANAMPATYCFPYRLESIRVLRHAIATCPDDARAYYYLGNLLYDWQPDEAVQAWEESVARDSAFATAHRNLGYAYFKRLDDYPKAIAAYEQAAACDGTDPRVFYELEQLYEVAGTAPETRLALLCKNQETTNKRSDLVARQIRLFVQAGQYDTAIDMLSKRRFDTWEGGTEIHDTYVEAYVLRGMAALNNGQAQDALRDFDAALEYPANLGIDRPLNDPPATRTHLLIAEACEALGDAAKARAHLEEAAKIDVGGSEFRFHKGQALAKLGNTAEAAALFDALAADGAAQLEQGGPVDFFMKFGEKQARGMQLAQAHYLAGLGALGSGDTANAKRHFEQALAQNPNHLWARVCLGGLKQ, translated from the coding sequence ATGTGTAGCGCAAGTCGTGTAGCCTTTTCTTGCAGTCTCTTTCTGATGATTGCTCTTGTGTGTGCGCCGTTTGCCTTTTCGGGCGAATCGGTGCGGGTGTGGGAGGAAGCGATGACGCTGCCGACGTATGGGGTCGGCCCGGGCGACGTCAATCCGCGGTTCTATGACGGGCGCGGGTATCAGGGCGCGATGGGGCCGGTCTATCCGTATCCGATGCTCGACGTGTTGACGCAAGAGAGGGCGGACCGCACGTGGAAGGCGCTGTATCTCGAAAACGAGTACGTGCGCTTCTGCGTGCTTCCCGAGATCGGCGGGCGCATCTTCGAGGCGTACGACAAGACGAACGATCACCATTTCTTCTACCGTCAGCACGTGATCAAGCCGGACCTGATCGGCATGCTCGGCGCGTGGATATCGGGCGGGGTCGAGTGGTGCGTATTTCACCATCACCGCAACACGACCTTCATGCCGGTGGACTACCTGCTTGCGGAAAACGAGGACGGGAGCAAGACGATCTGGATCGGCGAGACGGAGCGCCGCCACCGCATGAAATGGGTCATCGGCATGACGCTGCATCCGGGCGAATCGCGGCTGGACGTGACGGTGAAGCTGTTTAACGGCACGCCGTACGTGCACACGATTCTGTATTGGGCGAACGTGGCGGTCCATTCGACGCCGGGCTATCAGATCATCTTTCCGCCGAGCACGCAGTTCGCCACGTTCCACGGCAAGAACCAGTTCTCACACTGGCCCATTTCGCATGAGGTGTTCAACGGCCAAGACTATACGCAGGGCGTGGACGTGAGTTGGTGGAAGAGCCACGCCGCGGCGACGTCGTTCTTCGCATGGAACGTGCAGGAGGATTTCTTCGCGGGCTATGACCACGATAAGCGCGCGGGCGTGGTGCATGTCGCGGACCATCACGTCGTGCCCGGCATGAAACTGTGGACGTGGGGCACGAACTCGACCGGCGACCGCGTCAAACTTACCGACAGCGACGGGCCGTACGCGGAGATCATGGTCGGCGCGTATTCGGACAACCAGCCGGACTACAGTTGGGTTCAGCCGCACGAGGTGAAAGCCTTCACGCAAAGCTGGTACCCGCTGCGCGAACTGGGTGGCGTTTGTAACGCAACACGCGACGCTGCCTTGAACCTGACGGTGTCGCCGGAGCGCGTAGCGCGGATCGCATGCAACACGGCGGGCAGGCACGGCGCCGCACGTGTGCTGCTGACCGGAAGGGGCCGAGCGCTGCTCGACAAGCGTATCGCGATTGACCCCGCCACGCCGTTTGCCGAAGAAATCGCGCTGCCGGACGGCGTCGAGGAGAACGACTTGCGGGCCGCATTATATGACGAAGACGGCCTCGAACTGGTCGCGTATCAGCGCAAGAACCACGAACCAGAACCGATGCCCGAAGTGGTGACGCCGCCGCCGCCGCCAGCGCAGATCAAGACCGTCGAGGAGTTGTACCTCGCGGGCCAGCGCCTCCAGCAGTTCTACAATCCGACGACCGAACCGTACCCTTACTACGAGGAAGCACTCAAGCGCGATCCGGACGACGCGCGCACGAACACGGCGCTGGGCATAGACGATTGCAGGCGCGGCCTGTATGCGCGGGCGGAAGAGCGGCTCAGGCGGGCCGTCGCGCGGCTCACGTTCAACCACACACGCCCGAAGGACGGCGAGCCTCACTACTATCTGGGCGTGGCGCTGGCGGGCCAGGAGAACTATGAAGAAGCGTACGACGCGTTCAACCGCGCGGCGTGGAACATGGCGTGGCATTCGGCGGCGAACTACGCGCTGGCGGAGATCGATTGCCGCAACGGCGATTTCGAGCGCGCACTAGGGCATATCGAGCAGTCGCTGGCCACGAACACGCTCGATACGAAAGCACTGAACCTGCGCGCCGCAATTCTGCGTCGTCTGGGCCGGATTGAAGAGGCCAAAGAACAGGCCGAGGCCAATCTTGGCATTGATCCACTCGATTTCTGGGCGGGCAATGAACTTGCACTTGCGGAGCGCGCCGCGGGCAAAGGTCGCGCGGCGGAGCGCGCGCTGGAGGCCCTGACGGCGCGCATGCGCGGCGAGGCGGAGTCGTATCTCGAGCTGGCGGCGAATTACGCCGCCGCCGCGTTGTACGACGAGGCCGTCGACGTGCTCGAACGCCGGACGACGGGCGAAAACGCGGACACGTACCCGATGCTGTATTACGACCTGGGCTACTACACGGCGCAGAAGGGCGACACGGCCCGCGCCGTCGAGTGGTACCGCACGGCAAACGCGATGCCCGCGACGTATTGTTTCCCCTACCGGCTCGAATCGATTCGCGTGCTGCGGCATGCGATCGCCACGTGTCCGGACGACGCGCGCGCCTACTACTACCTTGGCAACCTGCTCTACGACTGGCAGCCGGACGAGGCGGTCCAGGCATGGGAAGAATCGGTCGCGCGCGATAGCGCGTTCGCGACCGCGCACCGCAACCTCGGCTACGCATATTTCAAGCGGCTGGACGACTATCCGAAGGCCATCGCGGCGTACGAGCAGGCCGCGGCGTGCGACGGCACGGACCCGCGCGTGTTTTATGAACTCGAACAGCTCTACGAGGTCGCCGGCACCGCGCCGGAGACGCGGCTCGCGCTCTTGTGCAAGAACCAGGAGACCACGAACAAGCGCAGCGACCTCGTGGCGCGGCAGATTCGCCTGTTCGTACAGGCGGGCCAATACGACACGGCCATCGACATGCTCTCGAAGCGGCGTTTCGACACGTGGGAAGGCGGCACGGAAATCCACGACACCTACGTCGAGGCGTACGTGCTGCGCGGGATGGCCGCGTTGAACAACGGACAGGCGCAGGACGCGCTGCGCGACTTCGACGCGGCGCTGGAATACCCCGCGAACCTGGGGATCGACCGGCCGCTGAACGATCCGCCCGCGACGCGCACGCACCTGCTCATCGCGGAGGCGTGTGAAGCGCTCGGCGACGCAGCGAAGGCCCGCGCGCATCTCGAAGAAGCGGCCAAAATCGACGTGGGTGGCTCGGAATTCCGCTTTCACAAGGGACAGGCGCTCGCGAAACTCGGCAATACGGCGGAAGCGGCGGCCCTGTTTGACGCGCTCGCCGCGGACGGCGCGGCGCAGCTCGAGCAGGGCGGCCCGGTCGACTTCTTCATGAAATTCGGCGAGAAACAGGCGCGCGGCATGCAACTGGCGCAGGCGCACTATCTCGCGGGCCTTGGCGCGCTCGGCAGCGGCGACACAGCGAACGCGAAGCGGCATTTCGAGCAGGCGCTCGCACAAAATCCGAACCATCTCTGGGCGCGGGTGTGCCTCGGCGGCCTCAAACAGTAG